A genomic stretch from Hypnocyclicus thermotrophus includes:
- the nadD gene encoding nicotinate (nicotinamide) nucleotide adenylyltransferase produces the protein MKIGIYGGSFNPIHFGHIFLAEYIREELKFDKILFIPVGIPSHRENNLIDYKHRVNMIKLSIQDNKYFELCEIEKNKISFTYDTYKELKKKYPKDELYEIIGEDSAAYLYKWKDYEEMIKHVKFIVAKRSNSSYKSSEKNIIILNSPIIEISASDIRNRIKIRKSIKYYLHQDVKEYIEKNKLYY, from the coding sequence ATGAAAATTGGAATATATGGAGGAAGTTTTAATCCTATACATTTTGGACATATTTTTTTGGCTGAATATATAAGGGAAGAATTAAAATTTGATAAAATATTATTTATACCTGTAGGAATTCCTTCGCATAGAGAAAATAATTTAATAGATTATAAGCATAGAGTAAATATGATAAAATTGAGTATACAAGATAATAAATATTTTGAATTGTGTGAAATAGAAAAAAATAAAATTTCGTTTACTTATGATACTTATAAAGAGTTGAAAAAAAAATATCCTAAAGATGAACTGTATGAAATAATAGGAGAAGATTCTGCTGCATATCTTTATAAATGGAAAGATTATGAAGAGATGATAAAGCATGTAAAATTTATAGTAGCAAAAAGATCAAATAGTAGTTATAAATCAAGTGAGAAAAATATAATAATTTTAAATAGTCCTATTATTGAAATAAGTGCATCAGATATTAGAAATCGTATTAAAATAAGAAAAAGTATTAAATATTATTTACATCAAGATGTGAAAGAATATATAGAGAAAAACAAATTATATTATTAA
- a CDS encoding glycogen/starch/alpha-glucan phosphorylase, giving the protein MSIKKDDFKNSILKHLKLAGTTLKDATKRELFDAVSKAAMELVMENWRETKETYDSKNVKQAYYLSAEFLMGRAFSNNLVNLTILDEVKETLEDLNININEIEDQEEDAGLGNGGLGRLAACFLDSLATLELPGHGYGIRYKYGMFKQKIENGFQVEYPDRWLDYEDPWEVERRSEAVKVKFGGEVIVVKDADGREHFRRESAEVVTAVPYDMPIIGYGVKNVNTLRLWQAESEDGFDLQAFNDQHYNTAVKKQTQAEDISRVLYPNDSGPSGKELRLRQQYFFVSASLQDIMKKFKAKHGNDFSKLPEYVAIQLNDTHPVVAIPELMRLLLDWEKLEWEVAWPICTKVFSYTNHTILAEALEKWPIDLFKKLLPRIYQIVDEINRRFLLELREKYPTDWQKHQKMAIIGDGMIKMAWLAIVGSHAVNGVAALHTEILKNQELKEWYELYPEKFQNKTNGVTQRRWLLKSNPELSELITKLIGDKWITDLSELKKLEKYADDEKILKEFIKIKHTKKEQLAKYILDTLGIYINPDSLFDVQIKRLHEYKRQLLNILHVIDLYNNLKANPDLDIVPRTFIFGAKAASGYKRAKQIIKLINAVAIKINNDPDIKGKIRVVFVPNYRVSVAEKLFPAANLSEQISTAGKEASGTGNMKFMINGAPTIGTMDGANVEIVEEAGIENNFIFGLTAEEVVALNSTGEYNPWNEYNSVPGLKKVMEQLLDGTFSDDRSIFTEIYNSLMYGADGNRPDQYYVLKDFASYREAQLRVDKAFRDELGWAKKAWLNIANSGKFSSDRTIQQYADEIWDIKKTTV; this is encoded by the coding sequence ATGTCAATTAAAAAAGACGATTTTAAAAATTCGATTTTAAAACATTTAAAACTAGCTGGTACAACATTAAAAGATGCTACTAAAAGAGAACTTTTTGATGCTGTATCTAAAGCAGCTATGGAATTAGTAATGGAAAACTGGCGAGAAACAAAAGAAACTTATGATTCAAAAAATGTTAAACAAGCTTATTATTTATCAGCTGAATTTTTAATGGGAAGAGCTTTTTCTAATAACTTAGTTAATTTAACTATTTTAGATGAAGTTAAAGAAACTTTAGAAGATTTAAATATTAATATAAATGAAATTGAAGATCAAGAAGAAGATGCCGGTCTTGGAAATGGTGGTCTTGGAAGATTAGCAGCTTGTTTCCTTGATTCACTAGCTACTTTAGAATTACCAGGTCATGGTTATGGAATAAGATATAAATATGGTATGTTTAAACAAAAAATAGAAAATGGATTTCAAGTAGAATATCCTGATAGATGGCTTGATTATGAAGATCCTTGGGAAGTAGAAAGAAGATCTGAAGCTGTAAAAGTAAAATTTGGTGGTGAAGTTATTGTAGTAAAAGATGCTGATGGCAGAGAACATTTTAGAAGAGAAAGTGCAGAAGTTGTTACTGCTGTTCCATATGATATGCCAATTATTGGTTATGGAGTAAAAAATGTAAACACTTTAAGATTATGGCAAGCAGAATCAGAAGATGGATTTGATCTTCAAGCTTTTAATGATCAACATTATAATACAGCTGTTAAAAAACAAACTCAAGCTGAGGATATTTCAAGAGTTTTATATCCTAATGATTCTGGTCCATCTGGAAAAGAATTAAGATTAAGACAACAATATTTCTTTGTTTCTGCTTCTTTACAAGACATTATGAAAAAATTCAAGGCTAAACACGGAAATGATTTTTCTAAATTACCTGAATATGTAGCTATCCAACTAAATGATACACATCCAGTTGTTGCAATCCCAGAACTAATGAGACTATTGTTAGATTGGGAAAAACTTGAATGGGAAGTAGCTTGGCCAATTTGTACTAAAGTATTTTCTTATACAAATCATACAATATTAGCTGAAGCACTTGAAAAATGGCCAATTGATTTATTTAAAAAATTACTACCTAGAATATATCAAATAGTAGATGAAATAAATAGAAGATTTTTATTAGAATTAAGAGAAAAATATCCTACTGATTGGCAAAAACATCAAAAAATGGCAATTATTGGAGATGGAATGATCAAAATGGCATGGTTAGCTATAGTTGGTTCACATGCTGTAAATGGAGTTGCTGCTCTTCATACAGAAATCTTAAAAAATCAAGAATTAAAAGAATGGTATGAATTATATCCTGAAAAATTCCAAAATAAAACAAATGGAGTAACTCAAAGAAGATGGTTATTAAAATCTAACCCTGAATTATCTGAATTAATTACAAAATTAATTGGTGATAAATGGATTACTGATTTATCAGAACTTAAAAAATTAGAAAAATATGCCGATGATGAAAAAATTCTTAAGGAATTTATAAAAATTAAACATACTAAAAAAGAACAATTGGCAAAATATATTTTAGATACTTTAGGAATTTATATAAACCCTGACTCATTGTTTGATGTACAAATAAAAAGATTACATGAATATAAAAGACAATTGTTAAATATATTACATGTAATTGATCTATATAATAATTTAAAAGCTAATCCTGATTTAGATATTGTTCCTAGAACATTTATATTTGGTGCTAAAGCTGCATCAGGGTATAAAAGAGCTAAACAAATTATTAAATTAATAAATGCAGTGGCTATAAAGATAAATAACGATCCTGATATTAAAGGAAAAATTAGAGTAGTATTTGTACCAAATTATAGAGTATCTGTTGCTGAAAAATTATTCCCAGCTGCAAATTTATCTGAACAAATTTCTACTGCTGGAAAAGAAGCATCAGGAACTGGAAATATGAAATTTATGATAAATGGAGCTCCTACAATTGGAACTATGGATGGAGCAAATGTTGAAATTGTTGAAGAAGCTGGAATAGAAAATAACTTCATTTTTGGTTTAACTGCTGAAGAAGTTGTAGCCTTAAATTCAACTGGTGAATATAATCCTTGGAATGAATATAATAGTGTTCCTGGTCTAAAAAAAGTAATGGAACAATTATTAGATGGTACTTTCTCTGATGATAGAAGTATTTTTACTGAAATTTATAACTCATTAATGTATGGTGCTGATGGTAATAGACCTGATCAATACTATGTATTAAAAGACTTTGCTTCATATAGAGAAGCTCAATTAAGAGTAGATAAAGCATTTAGAGATGAATTAGGATGGGCTAAAAAAGCTTGGTTAAATATTGCTAATAGTGGAAAATTCTCATCTGATAGAACTATTCAACAATATGCTGATGAAATATGGGATATTAAAAAAACAACTGTTTAA
- a CDS encoding HD-GYP domain-containing protein produces MKIKSTIKNIFYHTIIFIIIVLFFFILFSYISFKKIENERLDKRMSNFSNNLSEKLEMINKIYFLLEEKSDILLKTKLEKINKNYEIYGKIELEKFKEDFIDLYVIDNNYKVIKSTNKSNIGLDFNKYKYFRKNLEKILNNQKYVSDRINQSLKGKKILKYAYLPSNDKKYIFEASIDMDYYNKILDKNSIYKLTNYNKELFPEIKEINLYNKFGVNYITKESIKKDKIKYENIKKTFEIGKLYRYEIKNNNFREVYIYIPYIIKGKLGTSLNIILELKYDNELINKKSILLLLKNIFIAMLFIFILLFINYKYKKSILYPMEKLLEAIEQIKIGDLNTKIDIKNNNNEIKVIADAINEMVYKLKTVINEKEISNSLIEATLEKSEKGYLETVKALATAIDAKDSYTGGHCERVMEYSLMIADKLKIPDKFKKDLKFAAILHDIGKIGIKDNVLNKPGRFTDDEYNEIKKHPQIGYDILKDIEFLKNSATILLYHHEKLDGTGYPKGISSKEIPLLSKILMIADSFDAMTSKRVYRKKNMLPEEAFEEMKRCKNQFEQKLVEVFIEAYIEKYSNK; encoded by the coding sequence ATGAAAATAAAAAGTACAATAAAAAATATTTTTTACCATACAATTATTTTTATAATCATAGTATTATTTTTCTTTATTTTATTTTCTTATATATCATTTAAAAAGATAGAAAATGAGAGATTAGATAAAAGAATGAGTAATTTTTCAAATAATTTATCAGAAAAATTAGAAATGATAAACAAAATTTATTTTTTATTAGAAGAAAAAAGTGATATTTTGCTTAAAACAAAATTAGAAAAAATAAACAAAAATTATGAAATTTATGGAAAAATAGAATTAGAAAAATTTAAAGAAGATTTTATAGATTTATATGTAATTGACAATAATTATAAAGTTATAAAATCTACTAATAAATCTAATATTGGATTAGATTTTAATAAATATAAATATTTTAGAAAAAATTTAGAAAAAATATTAAATAATCAAAAATATGTATCAGATAGAATAAATCAATCATTAAAAGGTAAAAAAATATTGAAATATGCATATTTACCTTCAAATGACAAAAAATATATTTTTGAAGCTAGTATAGATATGGATTATTACAATAAAATTTTAGATAAAAATTCTATATATAAACTTACTAATTATAATAAAGAGTTATTTCCAGAGATAAAAGAAATAAATCTTTATAATAAATTTGGGGTAAACTATATAACAAAAGAATCAATAAAAAAAGATAAAATTAAATATGAAAATATAAAAAAAACTTTTGAAATAGGTAAATTATATAGATATGAAATAAAAAATAATAATTTTAGAGAAGTATATATTTATATTCCATATATTATTAAGGGAAAGTTAGGGACATCGTTAAATATAATATTAGAACTAAAATATGATAATGAATTAATTAATAAAAAATCTATATTATTACTTTTAAAAAATATTTTTATAGCAATGTTATTTATATTTATTTTATTATTTATAAATTATAAATATAAAAAATCTATATTATATCCTATGGAAAAATTATTAGAAGCTATTGAACAAATAAAAATAGGAGATTTAAATACAAAAATAGATATAAAAAATAACAATAATGAAATCAAAGTAATTGCAGATGCAATAAATGAAATGGTATATAAATTAAAAACAGTAATAAATGAAAAAGAAATCTCTAATTCACTAATAGAAGCTACTCTTGAAAAAAGTGAAAAAGGGTATTTAGAAACTGTAAAAGCATTAGCTACAGCAATAGATGCAAAAGATAGTTATACTGGTGGACATTGTGAAAGAGTAATGGAATATTCTTTAATGATAGCAGATAAATTAAAAATTCCAGATAAATTTAAAAAAGATCTTAAATTTGCAGCAATATTACATGATATAGGAAAAATAGGAATTAAAGATAATGTTTTAAATAAACCTGGTAGATTTACAGATGATGAATATAATGAAATAAAAAAACATCCACAAATAGGATATGATATATTAAAAGATATAGAATTTTTAAAAAATTCTGCAACTATTCTTTTATATCATCATGAAAAACTAGATGGGACAGGATATCCTAAAGGTATAAGTTCAAAAGAGATACCTTTACTTTCAAAAATATTAATGATAGCAGATTCTTTTGATGCTATGACTTCAAAAAGAGTTTATAGAAAGAAAAACATGTTGCCAGAAGAAGCTTTTGAAGAGATGAAGAGGTGTAAAAATCAATTTGAACAGAAATTAGTAGAAGTTTTTATAGAGGCCTATATTGAAAAATATTCAAATAAATAA
- a CDS encoding MATE family efflux transporter, whose product MSKKINLTTGNIYLALLKLALPIMGTSFLQMAYNLTDMIWLGRLSSNAVAAVGTAGFFMWFGFSVTLISKTGVEVLVGQYVGANNYKKAKEASENGVMLNSILIFIYSIAILIFRHNILSFFNLTGNTLKVAKDYLFIVGMFFVPGYLIQIFSSIITGYGDSHTPFIYNTVGLILNIVLDPLFIFGFKFNAIGTAVATILSQAVVFILFVVKIKNYPFENFKFFNKIDIKIIKKIIKIGIPVAFQNMFFATISMNIAKIISNWGEVAIAIQKIGAQIESLSWMTAGGIATALGTFTAQNYGNKNKERIIKGYYSALSITVIIGLIATLLFYIFRSEIFKFFVPNDKKVILLGSDYLKILAISQVFMCLEITTMGLFNGVSKTIPPAIISIVFTGLRIPIAIYFAYNLNLGLNGVWWSISISSIIKGIVAIIWFYVDFIIKKKIFVIEG is encoded by the coding sequence ATGAGCAAAAAAATAAATTTAACGACTGGAAATATCTATTTAGCTTTATTAAAATTAGCATTACCAATAATGGGGACTTCATTTTTACAAATGGCATATAATTTAACGGATATGATATGGCTTGGGAGATTAAGTAGTAATGCAGTAGCGGCAGTGGGAACAGCTGGTTTTTTTATGTGGTTTGGATTCTCCGTAACTCTTATTAGTAAAACAGGAGTAGAAGTTTTAGTAGGTCAATATGTTGGGGCAAATAATTATAAAAAAGCTAAAGAAGCAAGTGAAAATGGAGTGATGTTAAATAGCATTTTGATATTTATATATTCAATTGCGATCCTTATATTTAGGCATAATATTCTTAGCTTTTTTAATTTAACTGGAAATACATTAAAGGTAGCAAAAGATTATCTTTTTATTGTTGGAATGTTTTTTGTACCAGGATATTTAATCCAAATATTTTCTAGTATAATAACAGGATATGGAGATAGTCATACACCATTTATTTATAATACTGTAGGACTTATTTTAAATATAGTATTAGATCCTTTATTTATATTTGGATTTAAATTTAATGCAATAGGAACAGCAGTTGCAACGATTTTATCTCAGGCTGTAGTTTTTATTTTATTTGTGGTTAAGATAAAAAATTATCCATTTGAGAATTTTAAGTTTTTTAATAAAATAGACATAAAAATAATAAAAAAAATAATAAAAATTGGGATACCAGTTGCATTTCAAAATATGTTTTTTGCAACAATATCTATGAATATAGCTAAAATTATTTCTAATTGGGGGGAAGTGGCCATTGCAATACAAAAAATAGGAGCACAAATAGAATCTCTTTCTTGGATGACAGCAGGGGGAATAGCAACGGCTCTTGGAACTTTTACGGCTCAAAATTATGGAAATAAAAATAAAGAGAGAATAATAAAAGGGTATTATAGTGCATTAAGTATAACAGTGATAATAGGTTTAATTGCTACTTTATTATTTTATATCTTTAGAAGTGAAATATTTAAATTTTTTGTTCCAAATGATAAAAAAGTAATATTACTTGGTTCGGATTATTTAAAAATATTAGCAATTTCACAAGTTTTTATGTGTCTTGAAATAACAACAATGGGATTATTTAATGGTGTATCTAAAACTATACCACCTGCAATAATAAGTATTGTATTCACGGGACTTCGTATACCAATAGCTATATACTTTGCATATAATTTAAATTTAGGACTTAATGGGGTCTGGTGGAGTATTTCAATATCTAGTATTATAAAAGGTATAGTAGCAATAATATGGTTTTATGTTGACTTTATTATAAAGAAAAAAATATTTGTAATAGAGGGGTAA
- the pgsA gene encoding CDP-diacylglycerol--glycerol-3-phosphate 3-phosphatidyltransferase, whose protein sequence is MNIANFLTIFRIILIIPFIYYLKIPNNEYTAFIIFTIASITDFLDGYIARKYNLITDFGKLMDPLADKILVFSALIIFVELKYIPSWMVIVILTRDFLINGIRNLAASKGAVIAAGMSGKIKTTTQMIAILIIVLLGNSNISEYIMYIPVFFTVYSGLEYIVKSKKYFL, encoded by the coding sequence ATGAATATAGCAAATTTTTTAACAATTTTTAGAATTATATTAATCATACCATTTATTTATTATTTGAAAATTCCAAATAATGAATATACTGCATTTATAATTTTTACTATAGCAAGTATAACTGATTTTTTAGATGGTTATATAGCTCGAAAATACAATTTAATTACTGATTTTGGGAAATTAATGGACCCTTTAGCTGATAAAATTTTAGTATTTTCTGCATTAATTATTTTTGTTGAATTAAAGTATATTCCATCTTGGATGGTAATAGTTATATTAACCAGAGATTTTTTAATTAATGGTATAAGAAATCTTGCCGCTTCTAAAGGTGCGGTAATAGCAGCTGGTATGAGTGGAAAAATTAAAACTACTACTCAAATGATTGCTATTTTAATAATTGTTTTATTAGGAAATTCTAATATTTCTGAGTATATAATGTATATACCTGTATTTTTTACAGTTTATTCTGGACTTGAATACATTGTAAAATCTAAAAAATATTTTTTATAG
- a CDS encoding PTS sugar transporter subunit IIA, with the protein MINYLNSKLILFEDNKTDKKQILKKIVDIMYENSDKIKNKDKFLENIFKREEAGTTGIGRQIVVPHARCEELEGIVMSVTLLKTPIDFNTPDGEPAKIIIMVGAPTTKNTEYLKLLSRISRVFRDKNIREDIITSESKEEILEIIASIEL; encoded by the coding sequence ATGATAAATTATTTAAATTCAAAACTTATTTTATTTGAAGATAACAAAACAGATAAAAAACAAATTTTAAAAAAAATAGTCGATATAATGTATGAAAATAGTGATAAAATAAAAAATAAAGATAAATTTTTAGAAAATATATTTAAAAGAGAAGAAGCTGGGACTACAGGAATTGGAAGACAAATTGTAGTTCCACATGCTAGATGTGAAGAGTTAGAAGGTATAGTTATGAGTGTAACATTATTAAAAACTCCTATTGACTTTAACACACCTGATGGAGAACCAGCAAAAATAATAATAATGGTAGGAGCACCAACAACTAAAAATACAGAATATTTAAAATTATTATCAAGAATATCTAGAGTATTTAGAGATAAAAATATAAGAGAAGATATTATTACTTCTGAATCAAAAGAGGAAATATTAGAAATAATAGCATCAATAGAGTTATAG
- a CDS encoding methyltransferase domain-containing protein has protein sequence MINKKYVQNNFSKSVNSYDSYAKIQKIMAQDLYNFLPNIKNPKILEIGCGTGIFTEYLFKKYENMTLDVVDISNDMIDIVKLKYKDKINSYIVCDAEEYLFKNQKYDLIVSNAVFQWFNNLEKTLDYYKTILNNNGKIIFATFIDKTYYELRNAFYEYNKDFIFSQKFIKLEYFKKRKDIEILKNEHYIERYNNLLEFLKSIKKIGANSALQSRKLLTKNILRNVEKKYIELYKEIKVTNDIIYAKIELL, from the coding sequence TTGATAAATAAAAAATATGTACAAAATAATTTTTCAAAAAGTGTAAATAGTTATGATTCTTATGCAAAGATACAAAAAATAATGGCACAAGACTTATATAATTTTTTACCAAATATAAAAAATCCTAAAATATTAGAAATAGGATGTGGAACAGGAATATTTACTGAATATCTTTTTAAAAAATATGAAAATATGACTTTAGATGTAGTTGATATATCAAACGATATGATAGATATAGTAAAATTAAAATATAAAGACAAAATAAATAGTTATATTGTTTGTGATGCTGAAGAATATCTTTTTAAAAATCAAAAATATGATTTAATTGTATCAAATGCAGTATTTCAGTGGTTTAATAATTTAGAAAAAACTTTAGACTATTATAAAACAATATTAAATAATAATGGTAAAATAATTTTTGCTACTTTTATAGATAAAACTTATTATGAATTAAGAAATGCATTTTATGAATATAATAAAGACTTTATATTTTCTCAAAAATTTATTAAATTAGAGTATTTTAAAAAAAGAAAAGATATTGAAATATTAAAAAATGAACACTACATTGAAAGATATAATAATTTATTAGAGTTTTTAAAAAGTATAAAAAAAATAGGTGCTAATAGTGCGTTACAATCAAGAAAACTATTAACTAAAAATATATTGAGAAATGTAGAAAAAAAATATATTGAATTGTATAAAGAAATAAAAGTTACAAATGATATAATATATGCTAAAATAGAATTATTATAA
- the lpxK gene encoding tetraacyldisaccharide 4'-kinase, with protein sequence MKLLSYLFLLITTIRNFLYDKNILKSKKIDDLYIVCIGNVTVGGTGKTPTVQYLTNKFIEQNKKVAVVLRGYKGKRDIDPLIVSDGEKIFVTEKESGDEAYLHAKNLSVPVVVGKDRYKACKLAKDIFDVDTIILDDGFQHRKLFRDKDLLVIDASNPFGNGYLLPYGNLRESLKNIDRADEIIITKSEQVSKEKLDKIINELKKYKKKITISAYKNLYFYNKNKDKEELNIIKNKKIFVFSGLGNPEPFYNSLKKLNPIDIKIKTFPDHYSLTKEEYDDILKVAKDFDYIITTEKDFIKLDLDKTPDNLLVLKIDFTILEDNLCV encoded by the coding sequence ATGAAATTGCTATCATATTTATTTTTACTAATAACAACAATAAGAAATTTTTTATATGATAAAAACATATTAAAATCAAAAAAAATAGATGATTTATATATTGTATGTATAGGAAATGTTACTGTTGGAGGAACAGGGAAAACACCAACAGTACAATATTTAACAAATAAATTTATAGAACAAAATAAAAAAGTAGCTGTTGTATTGAGAGGATATAAAGGAAAAAGAGATATAGACCCTTTAATTGTAAGTGATGGAGAAAAAATATTTGTAACTGAAAAAGAAAGTGGGGATGAAGCATATTTACATGCAAAAAATTTATCTGTTCCTGTAGTTGTAGGAAAAGATAGGTATAAAGCTTGTAAATTAGCTAAAGATATTTTTGATGTTGATACAATTATATTAGATGACGGATTTCAGCATAGAAAATTATTTAGAGATAAAGATTTATTAGTTATAGATGCAAGTAACCCTTTTGGAAATGGGTATTTATTGCCTTATGGAAATTTAAGAGAAAGTTTAAAAAATATTGATAGGGCAGATGAAATTATTATAACAAAATCAGAACAAGTATCAAAAGAAAAATTAGATAAAATAATAAATGAATTAAAAAAATATAAAAAAAAAATAACAATTTCAGCATATAAAAATCTTTATTTTTATAATAAAAATAAAGATAAGGAAGAATTAAATATAATAAAAAATAAAAAAATATTTGTATTTTCAGGGTTAGGAAATCCTGAGCCTTTTTATAATAGTTTAAAAAAATTAAATCCAATAGATATTAAAATAAAAACTTTTCCAGATCATTATTCTCTAACAAAAGAAGAATATGATGATATATTAAAAGTAGCAAAAGATTTTGATTATATAATAACAACAGAGAAAGATTTTATCAAGTTAGATTTAGATAAAACTCCTGATAATTTATTAGTGCTAAAAATAGATTTTACAATTTTGGAGGATAATTTATGTGTATAG
- a CDS encoding alpha/beta fold hydrolase, with the protein MKNLIIFFKGFASIQEMYTGFIPQGYDYVFYDELESKNIKNIVKNYKTIIFLGWSLGSLLAIKSINEIKPNKLVLISPTFNFTENFSKQILEKMQKNILKNKELTLKQFFKNCFFYKENYKKFIEKYFNNIKKIEEKKLIKELEYLKNIKIKEEKFNIESLIIYSNKDKIIFKESSIKVFNNFFNSKKIEIDNCGHIIFFEKDIYEIVRSFIIDK; encoded by the coding sequence ATGAAGAATTTAATAATTTTTTTTAAAGGATTTGCAAGTATTCAAGAAATGTATACAGGGTTTATACCTCAAGGATATGATTATGTATTTTATGATGAATTAGAGTCAAAAAATATAAAAAATATAGTAAAGAACTATAAAACTATAATATTTTTAGGGTGGTCTTTAGGCAGTTTATTAGCTATTAAAAGTATTAATGAGATCAAGCCAAATAAGTTGGTGTTAATATCACCGACATTTAATTTCACTGAAAATTTTTCTAAACAAATTTTAGAAAAAATGCAAAAGAATATATTGAAAAACAAAGAATTAACATTAAAACAATTTTTTAAAAATTGTTTTTTTTATAAAGAAAATTATAAAAAATTTATTGAAAAATATTTTAATAATATAAAAAAAATTGAAGAAAAAAAGCTTATAAAAGAATTGGAATATTTGAAAAATATAAAAATAAAAGAAGAAAAATTTAATATTGAGTCATTAATAATATATTCAAATAAAGATAAAATAATTTTTAAAGAATCATCTATAAAAGTATTTAATAATTTTTTTAATTCAAAAAAAATAGAAATAGATAATTGTGGACATATTATTTTTTTTGAAAAAGATATTTATGAAATAGTAAGGAGTTTTATAATTGATAAATAA
- a CDS encoding cupin domain-containing protein: MLLKFNDTTLIETIRPREGKGKIKGYRYLENIELENNLKGFYVNELEVGSEVGYHQHIEDEEIYYVLEGKGIINDNGEEKEISVGDLIYTKDGERHSIKNTGDTSLKFIAFIIKK, translated from the coding sequence ATGCTACTAAAATTTAATGATACTACATTAATCGAAACAATAAGGCCAAGAGAAGGAAAAGGCAAAATAAAAGGATATAGATATTTAGAGAATATTGAATTAGAAAATAATTTAAAAGGATTTTATGTAAATGAACTTGAAGTAGGATCAGAAGTAGGTTATCATCAGCATATAGAAGATGAAGAAATTTATTATGTTTTAGAAGGAAAAGGAATTATAAATGATAATGGAGAAGAAAAAGAAATATCAGTAGGAGACCTTATTTATACAAAAGATGGTGAAAGACATAGTATAAAAAATACAGGAGATACTAGTCTTAAATTTATAGCTTTTATTATAAAAAAATAG
- a CDS encoding YggT family protein — protein sequence MVFIYQLVDFILRAVELLVLIRIVLSWIMPYTRNELTDTIHFLTEPILAPLRIIIPIGNMRLDIAPIAVYFITNLIRKILFLILF from the coding sequence ATGGTATTTATTTATCAATTAGTTGATTTTATTTTAAGAGCTGTTGAATTATTGGTTTTAATTAGAATTGTTCTTTCTTGGATAATGCCTTATACAAGAAATGAACTTACTGATACTATTCATTTTTTAACAGAGCCTATATTAGCTCCTTTACGTATTATAATTCCTATTGGAAATATGCGTCTTGATATAGCTCCAATAGCTGTTTATTTTATCACAAATTTAATAAGAAAAATTCTTTTTTTAATTCTTTTTTAA